The proteins below come from a single Cervus canadensis isolate Bull #8, Minnesota chromosome 2, ASM1932006v1, whole genome shotgun sequence genomic window:
- the ANGPTL3 gene encoding angiopoietin-related protein 3 gives MYTIKLFLFIAPLVISSRTDQDDTSLDSISPEPKSRFAMLDDVKILANGLLQLGHGLKDFVHKTKGQINDIFQKLNIFDQSFYDLSLQTNEIKEEEKELRRATSKLQVKNEEVKNMSLELDSKLESLLEEKILLQQKVRYLEDQLTNLIKNQPQIQEHLEVTSLKTLVEQQDNSIKDLLQIVEEQYRQLNQQQSQIKEIENQLRRTGIKEPTENSLSSKPRAPRTTPSFHLNETKTVEHDDVPADCTIIYNQGKHTSGIYSIRPSNSQVFNVYCDVKSGSSWTLIQHRRDGSQNFNETWENYKYGFGRLDGEFWLGLEKIYSIVKQSNYILRIELEDWKDKYYTEYSFHLGDHETNYTLHLAEISGNGPKAFPEHKDLMFSTWDHKAKGHFNCPESNSGGWWCHDVCGENNLNGKYNKPKAKAKPERRGGICWKSQDGRLYSIKATKMLIHPSDSENSE, from the exons ATGTACACTATCaagctctttctttttattgctccTCTAGTTATTTCTTCCAGGACTGACCAAGATGATACATCACTTGATTCTATATCTCCAGAGCCAAAATCAAGATTTGCTATGTTAGATGATGTAAAAATTTTAGCCAATGGCCTACTTCAGTTAGGACATGGTCTTAAAGACTTTGTTCATAAGACTAAGGGCCAAATTAATGACATATTTCAAAAACTCAACATATTTGATCAGTCGTTTTATGACTTATCACTGCAAACcaatgaaatcaaagaagaagaaaaggaacttAGAAGAGCAACATCCAAACTGCAAGTCAAAAATGAGGAAGTAAAGAACATGTCACTTGAACTCGACTCAAAACTTGAAAGTCTTCTTGAAGAGAAAATTCTACTGCAACAGAAAGTGAGATACCTGGAGGACCAATTAaccaatttaattaaaaatcaacCTCAAATTCAAGAACACCTGGAAGTAACTTCACTTAAA ACTTTGGTAGAACAGCAAGATAATAGCATTAAAGACCTTCTTCAGATTGTGGAAGAACAATACAGACAATTAAACCAACAGCAAagtcaaataaaagaaatagaaaatcag TTGAGAAGAACTGGTATTAAAGAACCCACagaaaattctctttcttctaaACCAAGAGCACCAAGAACTACTCCCTCTTTTCACttgaatgaaacaaaaactgtAGAACATGACG ACGTTCCTGCTGATTGTACCATCATTTATAACCAAGGCAAACATACAAGTGGCATCTACTCCATTAGACCCAGCAACTCTCAAGTTTTTAATGTCTACTGTGATGTTAAATCAG GTAGTTCATGGACATTAATTCAACATCGAAGAGATGGATCACAAAACTTCAATGAAACCTGGGAAAACTACAAGTATGGTTTTGGGAGGCTTGATG GAGAATTTtggctgggtttagaaaagataTACTCCATAGTAAAGCAATCTAACTATATCCTACGAATTGAGCTAGAAGACTGGAAAGACAAGTATTATACTGAATATTCTTTTCACTTGGGAGATCATGAAACCAACTATACACTACATCTAGCTGAGATTTCTGGCAATGGCCCCAAGGCATTTCCGGAACACAAAGACTTGATGTTTTCCACTTGGGATCACAAAGCAAAAGGACACTTCAACTGTCCAGAAAGTAATTCAG GAGGCTGGTGGTGCCATGATGTATGTGgggaaaacaacctaaatggtaAATACAACAAGCCAAAAGCAAAAGCTAagccagagaggagaggaggaataTGCTGGAAGTCTCAAGATGGAAGGCTGTACTCCATCAAAGCAACCAAAATGCTGATACATCCATCAGATTCAGAAAACTCTGAATGA